The Streptococcus mitis genome has a segment encoding these proteins:
- a CDS encoding DNA polymerase III subunit alpha, translating to MIAQLDTKTVYSFMESVVSIEKYVQIAKNYGYSHLAIMDVDNLYGAYHFLEVTRKYGIQPLIGLEMTLIIDEKAISFRFLALSTKGYQELMKLSTLKMTGRKNWSDFTSHLEDVAVIVSYFDGIDQLDLGHDYFIGVSPDTHQEVFTKPILPLYQVNSFEKEDIQVLQILSAVKDNISLREVDVHSQPGFFLPASELEGIFKNRFPQALANLQGLIGNVSYQLDPSLKLPRFNPERPAVEELRERAEQGLIAKGLTSAIYHERLNEELAVIHDMGFDDYFLVVWDLLRFGRSQGYYMGMGRGSAVGSLVAYSLDITGIDPVEKNLIFERFLNRERYTMPDIDIDIPDLYRPEFIRYVRDRYGSQHVAQIVTYSTFGAKQAIRDVFKRYGVPEYELTNITKKISFRDTLTTAYEKNLQFRQVINSKIEYQKAFDIARKIEGYPRQTSIHAAGVVMSDQDLTDYIPLKYGEDMLITQYDAHGVEANGLLKMDFLGLRNLTFVQKMQELLAESEGVHLKIEEIDLEDKETLALFAAGNTKGIFQFEQSGAIRLLKRVKPQVFEEVVATTSLNRPGASDYIDNFVARKNGKEKVTVLDPSLEDILSSTYGIMLYQEQVMQVAQRFGGFSLGKADILRRAMGKKNAKEMHLMKEDFITGAVKLGHSKEKAKQVFTVMEKFAGYGFNRSHAYAYSALAFQLAYFKTHYPAIFFQVMLNYSSSDYIVDALQMGFEVAPLAINSIPYHDKIVQKKIYLGLKAIKGMPRDFSYWIIENRPFSSIEDFVTRLPKNYKKLSLLTPLVELGLFDEFDKNRQKILVNLPNLFVFVEELGGLFADTNYSWTEADDLTEAEKFYKEQELIGVGISAHPLQTLAKQSLYPTTPIANLIEGANATLLVEVQKIKVIRTKKGENMAFLQVHDSKSRMDVTVFSDQYRKFSSLLSEGKFYYINGKIQSRDDRLQMIAQDLKEAVAERFWIQVKNHEYDKEISNILDQYKGSIPVIIRYEEEQKTIVSSQYFVTKSNELEAKLDKIAMKTIYH from the coding sequence ATGATTGCACAACTTGACACCAAAACAGTTTATAGTTTTATGGAAAGTGTAGTTTCGATTGAAAAATATGTACAAATAGCTAAAAACTATGGTTATTCTCACCTTGCTATTATGGATGTGGATAATCTCTATGGAGCCTATCATTTTTTAGAAGTGACTCGAAAATATGGAATCCAACCTCTAATTGGTCTTGAAATGACCTTGATTATAGACGAGAAAGCGATCTCTTTCCGTTTTCTAGCTCTATCTACTAAAGGTTACCAAGAGTTGATGAAGTTATCCACTTTAAAAATGACGGGACGAAAAAATTGGTCTGACTTTACCAGTCACCTTGAGGATGTTGCTGTTATTGTTTCTTATTTTGATGGAATCGATCAGCTGGATTTAGGTCATGATTATTTTATTGGGGTTAGTCCCGATACTCACCAAGAAGTCTTTACCAAACCTATTCTTCCACTGTATCAGGTCAACTCTTTTGAGAAAGAAGATATACAGGTTTTGCAAATCTTGTCGGCAGTCAAAGATAATATCAGTCTGAGAGAAGTGGATGTGCATTCACAACCAGGGTTCTTTCTACCAGCCTCAGAATTAGAAGGAATATTTAAAAATCGCTTTCCTCAGGCGCTTGCCAATCTCCAAGGTTTGATAGGAAATGTTAGCTACCAACTTGATCCAAGTTTAAAACTCCCTCGTTTTAACCCTGAAAGACCTGCAGTAGAAGAACTTAGAGAGAGGGCTGAGCAGGGACTGATAGCCAAGGGACTAACCTCAGCTATCTATCATGAGCGACTGAATGAGGAATTAGCTGTGATTCATGATATGGGATTTGACGACTATTTTCTTGTAGTTTGGGATTTGCTACGTTTTGGACGTTCCCAAGGCTACTATATGGGAATGGGGCGTGGTTCTGCTGTGGGTAGTTTGGTCGCCTACTCACTTGATATCACAGGGATTGACCCTGTAGAGAAAAATCTGATTTTTGAACGTTTCCTTAATCGTGAACGATATACCATGCCTGATATTGATATTGACATTCCAGACCTTTATAGACCAGAGTTCATTCGTTATGTTCGTGATCGGTATGGCAGTCAACACGTGGCGCAGATTGTCACTTATTCGACCTTTGGAGCAAAACAGGCAATTCGTGATGTTTTCAAACGCTATGGTGTTCCAGAGTACGAATTAACAAATATTACGAAAAAAATCAGTTTTCGAGATACGCTAACGACGGCCTATGAAAAGAATTTGCAATTTAGACAGGTCATAAATAGTAAGATTGAGTACCAAAAAGCTTTTGATATTGCTCGAAAGATTGAAGGTTATCCTCGTCAGACCTCTATCCATGCGGCAGGAGTCGTTATGAGTGACCAAGACTTGACAGACTATATTCCTCTAAAATATGGTGAGGATATGCTCATCACCCAGTATGATGCTCATGGTGTTGAAGCTAATGGACTTCTAAAAATGGATTTTCTTGGTTTACGTAACCTGACTTTCGTACAAAAAATGCAAGAATTACTTGCGGAGTCAGAGGGTGTTCATCTCAAAATCGAAGAGATTGATTTGGAAGATAAAGAAACCTTGGCTCTCTTTGCAGCTGGAAATACGAAAGGGATTTTCCAATTTGAACAATCTGGAGCCATTCGGCTCTTGAAACGGGTCAAACCACAAGTCTTCGAAGAAGTGGTGGCAACAACATCCCTTAACAGACCAGGTGCTAGTGATTATATCGACAATTTTGTGGCTCGCAAGAATGGCAAAGAAAAAGTGACGGTGCTAGATCCTTCCTTGGAGGACATCCTGTCATCAACTTACGGTATCATGCTCTATCAAGAGCAAGTTATGCAGGTAGCTCAGCGCTTTGGAGGATTCAGTCTTGGTAAAGCCGACATTCTCAGACGTGCCATGGGTAAGAAAAATGCTAAAGAGATGCATTTGATGAAGGAAGATTTTATCACTGGTGCAGTTAAACTCGGTCATTCAAAAGAGAAAGCTAAACAAGTTTTTACAGTGATGGAAAAGTTTGCAGGTTATGGATTTAATAGATCCCACGCCTATGCTTACTCAGCACTGGCATTCCAACTTGCTTATTTCAAGACGCACTATCCTGCTATTTTCTTTCAAGTCATGTTGAATTATTCAAGTAGTGATTATATTGTAGATGCATTGCAGATGGGATTTGAAGTGGCACCTTTAGCGATTAATAGTATTCCCTATCATGATAAGATTGTTCAAAAGAAAATTTACCTAGGTTTGAAAGCGATTAAGGGGATGCCAAGAGATTTTTCTTATTGGATTATTGAAAACCGTCCTTTCTCAAGTATTGAAGATTTCGTCACACGTCTTCCTAAGAATTACAAGAAACTCTCACTTTTGACGCCTTTAGTTGAACTGGGGCTCTTTGATGAATTTGACAAAAATCGCCAGAAGATTTTAGTGAACCTACCTAACTTATTTGTTTTCGTTGAGGAGTTGGGTGGGCTCTTTGCAGATACAAATTATAGTTGGACTGAGGCTGATGATTTAACAGAGGCAGAGAAGTTTTACAAGGAACAAGAACTGATTGGGGTAGGTATCAGTGCCCATCCTCTACAAACTCTCGCTAAACAATCCCTATATCCGACAACCCCAATTGCTAATCTTATTGAGGGAGCAAATGCAACTCTTCTAGTTGAAGTGCAAAAAATAAAAGTAATTCGAACTAAAAAAGGCGAGAATATGGCCTTTCTACAGGTTCACGACAGTAAGTCTCGGATGGATGTTACAGTATTTTCAGATCAGTATCGAAAATTTTCCTCTCTCCTATCTGAAGGAAAGTTCTACTACATCAACGGTAAGATTCAATCAAGAGATGACCGTCTGCAAATGATTGCACAAGATTTGAAAGAAGCAGTGGCTGAACGATTCTGGATTCAGGTTAAAAATCATGAATATGATAAAGAAATTTCAAATATCTTAGACCAGTATAAAGGCTCAATCCCAGTCATCATCAGGTATGAAGAGGAACAGAAAACAATTGTTTCTTCCCAATATTTTGTGACTAAATCCAATGAATTAGAAGCGAAATTGGATAAAATTGCTATGAAAACGATTTATCACTAA
- a CDS encoding Xaa-Pro dipeptidyl-peptidase: MHFNQFSYLAFSSSQLLNELEKLGLNLSPHLPSKKQFEHFIRWSFFTYSNTDYALSTISIDKDTDFLTFCQSDKELTADIFYTVVFQLLGFSYLIDFEDSDVFRKETGFPIVYGDLIKNLYQLLNTRTKKGNTLIDQLISDGLIPEDNDYHYFNGKSLSTFSSHDVIREVVYVETRVDTDRKGLPDLVKVSIIRPRYDGQIPAIMTASPYHQGTNDKASDKALYKMEGNLEVKPAHKIELEEPQLNLVQPHGQAELVSEAEEKLTHINASYTLNDYFLPRGFANLYVSGVGTKDSTGFMTNGDYQQIEAYKNVIDWLNGRCRAFTDHTRQRQVKADWSNGKVATTGLSYLGTMSNGLATTGVDGLEVIIAEAGISSWYNYYRENGLVTSPGGYPGEDFDSLAELTYSRNLLAGDYIRSNEAHQADLEKVKEQLDRKSGDYNQFWHDRNYLLNAHQVKAEVVFTHGSQDWNVKPLHVYQMFHALPAHINKHLFFHNGAHVYMNNWQSIDFRESMNALLTKKLLGQETEYQLPTVIWQDNTAPQAWLSLDNFGNQENFETFSLGQEEQVIQNQYSDKDFDRYGKTYQTFNTELYQGKANQITIDLPVTKALHLNGRAQLKLRIKSSTNKGLLSAQLLEHGQKKYLQPYPAVLSARTIDNGRYHMLENLCELPFRPNAQRVVTKGYLNLQNRNDLLLVEDITADEWMDIQFELQPTIYKLKEGDTLRLVLYTTDFEITIRDNTAYHLTVDLEQSTLILPCQKVEY; this comes from the coding sequence ATGCATTTTAATCAATTCAGCTATCTAGCATTTTCTAGTTCGCAATTGTTAAATGAATTGGAAAAGCTAGGGCTAAATCTATCACCACATCTGCCTTCAAAAAAGCAGTTTGAACACTTCATTCGTTGGAGTTTTTTTACTTACTCCAATACTGACTATGCTCTATCTACAATCTCGATAGATAAGGACACTGACTTTCTGACTTTTTGTCAGTCAGACAAAGAACTGACTGCAGATATTTTCTATACTGTAGTCTTTCAGCTCTTAGGTTTTTCTTATTTGATTGACTTTGAAGACAGTGATGTTTTTCGTAAAGAGACTGGTTTTCCTATAGTATATGGTGACTTGATTAAAAATCTCTATCAGTTACTCAATACTCGCACTAAAAAGGGGAACACTCTTATCGACCAACTTATCAGTGACGGTCTTATTCCGGAGGATAATGACTACCACTACTTTAACGGTAAGAGTTTGTCTACTTTTTCTAGTCATGATGTCATTCGTGAAGTTGTTTACGTTGAGACTCGTGTCGATACTGACCGAAAAGGGCTACCAGACTTAGTCAAGGTCAGCATTATTCGTCCTCGTTATGACGGGCAAATCCCTGCTATCATGACAGCCAGTCCCTATCATCAAGGAACAAATGATAAAGCTAGCGATAAAGCTCTTTACAAGATGGAGGGCAATCTCGAGGTTAAACCTGCTCATAAGATTGAGCTAGAGGAGCCTCAACTAAATCTTGTCCAACCTCATGGCCAAGCTGAACTTGTGTCAGAAGCTGAGGAAAAGCTAACGCACATCAACGCTAGCTATACTCTCAACGACTACTTCCTTCCACGAGGTTTTGCTAATCTATATGTTTCAGGTGTTGGTACCAAAGACTCTACAGGTTTCATGACTAATGGAGACTACCAGCAAATCGAAGCTTATAAAAATGTCATCGATTGGCTTAATGGTCGTTGCCGTGCCTTCACTGACCACACGCGCCAGCGTCAAGTCAAGGCTGACTGGTCAAACGGAAAAGTTGCCACAACGGGACTTTCCTATCTAGGTACTATGTCCAATGGTTTAGCAACTACAGGTGTCGATGGTTTAGAAGTTATCATTGCCGAGGCTGGCATTTCTTCATGGTACAACTACTACCGTGAAAACGGTCTGGTAACTAGCCCAGGTGGTTATCCAGGTGAGGACTTTGACTCTCTTGCTGAACTAACCTACTCTCGTAATCTCTTGGCTGGCGACTATATTCGTAGTAACGAAGCTCACCAAGCTGATTTGGAAAAGGTAAAAGAGCAACTGGATCGCAAATCTGGCGACTACAATCAGTTTTGGCATGACCGCAATTATCTGCTCAATGCCCATCAAGTAAAGGCTGAGGTTGTCTTTACCCACGGGTCTCAGGATTGGAATGTCAAACCACTTCATGTTTACCAGATGTTCCATGCTCTACCTGCTCATATCAATAAGCATCTCTTTTTCCATAATGGTGCCCATGTTTACATGAACAACTGGCAATCCATTGACTTCCGTGAATCCATGAATGCCTTATTGACTAAGAAATTATTGGGACAGGAAACGGAATACCAACTTCCTACTGTTATCTGGCAGGACAATACAGCTCCTCAGGCTTGGTTATCACTTGATAATTTCGGTAATCAAGAAAACTTTGAAACCTTCTCGCTTGGTCAAGAAGAACAGGTCATTCAAAACCAGTATTCAGATAAGGATTTTGATCGTTATGGTAAGACCTACCAAACCTTCAATACAGAACTCTATCAAGGGAAAGCCAATCAAATCACCATTGACCTTCCTGTAACCAAAGCTCTTCACTTGAACGGTCGAGCTCAACTCAAGCTTCGTATCAAATCCAGCACAAACAAGGGTCTTTTATCTGCTCAACTACTGGAACATGGTCAAAAGAAATACCTACAACCTTATCCAGCTGTTTTAAGTGCTAGAACCATTGACAACGGTCGCTACCACATGTTGGAAAATCTCTGTGAATTACCATTTAGACCAAATGCACAACGAGTCGTGACAAAAGGCTATCTCAATTTACAAAATAGAAATGATTTACTGTTAGTAGAGGATATTACTGCAGATGAATGGATGGATATCCAGTTTGAACTGCAACCGACTATTTACAAGTTAAAAGAAGGAGACACTCTCCGTTTAGTCCTCTATACTACTGACTTTGAAATCACCATACGTGACAACACCGCTTACCACCTAACTGTTGATCTTGAACAGTCTACTCTTATCCTACCTTGTCAAAAGGTAGAATACTAG
- a CDS encoding arginine repressor, translating to MNKSEHRHQLIRALVTKNKIHTQAELQALLADNDIQVTQATLSRDIKSMNLSKVREEDNSYYVLNTGSISKWEKRLEIYMEDALVLMRPVQHQVLLKTLPGLAQSFGSIIDALSFPDAIATLCGDDVCLVICEDADAAQNCFEELKKFAPPFFFEE from the coding sequence ATGAACAAATCCGAACACCGACACCAACTCATACGAGCTCTTGTAACGAAAAACAAAATCCATACTCAAGCTGAGCTACAAGCTCTTCTTGCCGATAATGATATTCAAGTTACACAAGCTACACTTTCGAGAGATATTAAAAGTATGAACCTCTCAAAAGTACGAGAAGAAGACAACTCTTACTACGTGCTCAATACAGGTTCTATCTCAAAATGGGAAAAACGCCTCGAAATTTACATGGAAGATGCTCTTGTCTTGATGCGCCCCGTTCAACATCAAGTCCTACTAAAAACCCTTCCTGGACTTGCTCAATCCTTTGGTTCTATCATTGATGCTTTGAGCTTCCCCGACGCTATCGCTACCCTCTGTGGTGATGATGTCTGCCTTGTCATCTGTGAGGATGCGGATGCTGCCCAAAATTGTTTTGAAGAACTGAAAAAATTCGCCCCTCCATTTTTCTTTGAAGAATAA
- the obgE gene encoding GTPase ObgE: MSMFLDTAKIKVKAGNGGDGMVAFRREKYVPNGGPWGGDGGRGGNVVFVVDEGLRTLMDFRYNRHFKADSGEKGMTKGMHGRGAEDLRVRVPQGTTVRDAETGKVLTDLIEHGQEFIVAHGGRGGRGNIRFATPKNPAPEISENGEPGQERELQLELKILADVGLVGFPSVGKSTLLSVITSAKPKIGAYHFTTIVPNLGMVRTQSGESFAVADLPGLIEGASQGVGLGTQFLRHIERTRVILHIIDMSASEGRDPYEDYLAINKELESYNLRLMERPQIIVANKMDMPESQENLEEFKKKLAENYDEFEELPAIFPISGLTKQGLATLLDATAELLDKTPEFLLYDESDMEEEAYYGFDEEEKAFEISRDDDATWVLSGEKLMKLFNMTNFDRDESVMKFARQLRGMGVDEALRARGAKDGDLVRIGKFEFEFVD; this comes from the coding sequence ATGAGTATGTTTTTAGATACAGCCAAGATTAAGGTCAAGGCTGGTAATGGCGGCGATGGTATGGTTGCCTTTCGCCGTGAAAAATATGTCCCTAATGGTGGTCCTTGGGGTGGTGATGGTGGTCGTGGAGGTAATGTAGTCTTTGTTGTAGATGAAGGGTTACGTACTTTGATGGATTTCCGCTACAATCGCCATTTTAAGGCTGATTCTGGTGAAAAAGGAATGACCAAAGGGATGCATGGACGTGGTGCTGAGGATCTCAGAGTTCGAGTGCCACAAGGTACGACAGTTCGTGATGCGGAGACTGGCAAGGTCTTGACAGATTTGATTGAACATGGTCAAGAATTTATCGTTGCCCACGGAGGTCGCGGTGGACGTGGAAATATCCGCTTTGCGACACCGAAAAATCCTGCACCTGAAATCTCTGAAAATGGAGAACCAGGTCAGGAACGTGAGTTACAATTGGAACTTAAAATCCTTGCGGATGTCGGTTTAGTAGGTTTCCCATCTGTAGGGAAATCAACACTTTTAAGTGTTATCACATCTGCTAAACCAAAAATCGGTGCCTACCATTTTACAACTATTGTGCCAAATCTAGGAATGGTTCGTACCCAATCAGGAGAATCATTTGCAGTAGCTGATTTACCAGGTTTGATTGAAGGTGCTAGTCAAGGTGTTGGTTTGGGAACCCAGTTCCTCCGCCATATCGAGCGTACACGTGTCATCCTTCACATCATTGATATGTCAGCTAGCGAAGGCCGTGATCCTTATGAGGATTATCTTGCCATTAATAAAGAGCTAGAGTCATACAATCTTCGACTCATGGAGCGTCCACAGATTATTGTAGCCAATAAGATGGATATGCCTGAAAGTCAGGAAAATCTTGAAGAATTCAAGAAAAAATTGGCTGAAAACTATGATGAATTTGAAGAGTTACCAGCTATTTTCCCAATTTCTGGATTGACCAAGCAAGGTCTGGCAACGCTCTTGGATGCTACAGCTGAATTGTTAGACAAGACACCAGAATTCTTGCTCTACGACGAGTCAGATATGGAAGAAGAAGCTTACTATGGATTTGATGAGGAAGAAAAAGCCTTTGAAATTAGTCGTGATGACGATGCGACATGGGTGCTTTCTGGTGAAAAACTCATGAAACTCTTTAATATGACCAACTTTGATCGTGACGAATCGGTCATGAAATTTGCTCGTCAGCTTCGTGGTATGGGGGTTGATGAAGCCCTTCGTGCGCGTGGAGCTAAAGATGGTGATTTGGTCCGAATTGGTAAATTTGAGTTTGAATTTGTAGATTAG
- a CDS encoding DUF4044 domain-containing protein: MAFGDNGKRKKTMFEKLTLIVVLIMLFVTLAGIFATALGAFSRF, translated from the coding sequence ATGGCATTTGGAGATAATGGAAAACGTAAAAAAACAATGTTTGAAAAATTAACACTGATTGTTGTGCTAATAATGTTGTTTGTAACTTTGGCAGGGATTTTTGCCACAGCGCTTGGTGCTTTTAGTAGGTTTTAA
- a CDS encoding PspC domain-containing protein — MKKQLMRSGSDQKIAGVCAGVANYFDIDPTIVRVIWGVLAFFYGAGIVAYIILWIIAPVSTEY, encoded by the coding sequence ATGAAAAAACAATTGATGAGAAGTGGTAGTGATCAAAAAATTGCTGGAGTATGTGCTGGGGTCGCAAATTATTTTGATATTGATCCGACTATTGTTCGTGTAATATGGGGTGTTCTTGCATTTTTTTATGGGGCAGGAATTGTAGCTTATATTATTTTATGGATAATTGCACCAGTTTCAACAGAATATTAG
- a CDS encoding glycosyltransferase family 4 protein — MRIGLFTDTYFPQVSGVATSIRTLKTELEKQGHTVFIFTTTDKDVNRYEDWQIIRIPSVPFFAFKDRRFAYRGFSKALEIAKQYQLDIIHTQTEFSLGLLGIWIARELKIPVIHTYHTQYEDYVHYIAKGMLIRPSMVKYLVRGFLHDVDGVICPSEIVRDLLSDYKVKVEKRVIPTGIELAKFERPEIEQENLTELRSKLGIQDDEKMLLSLSRISYEKNIQAVLAAFADVLKEEDKVKLVVAGDGPYLNDLKEQAQKLEIQDSVVFTGMIAPSETALYYKAADFFISASTSETQGLTYLESLASGTPVIAHGNPYLDNLISDKMFGTLYYGEHDLAGAILEALIATPDMDEHTLSEKLYEISAENFGKRVHEFYLDAIISNNFQKDLAKDDTVSQRIFKTVLYLPQQVVAVPVKGSRRMLKASKTQLISIRDYWKDHEE, encoded by the coding sequence ATGCGAATTGGTTTATTTACAGATACCTATTTTCCTCAGGTTTCTGGTGTTGCAACCAGTATTCGAACCTTGAAAACAGAACTTGAAAAGCAGGGGCATACTGTTTTTATATTTACGACGACTGATAAGGATGTCAATCGTTATGAAGATTGGCAAATTATCCGCATTCCAAGTGTTCCTTTCTTTGCTTTTAAGGATCGCCGCTTTGCCTATCGAGGTTTTAGCAAGGCGCTTGAAATTGCCAAACAGTATCAGCTAGATATTATCCATACTCAGACAGAATTTTCTCTAGGCTTGTTGGGGATTTGGATTGCGCGTGAACTGAAAATTCCCGTTATTCATACCTATCACACCCAGTACGAAGACTATGTGCATTATATTGCCAAGGGGATGTTGATTCGTCCTAGTATGGTCAAGTATCTGGTCAGAGGTTTTCTTCATGACGTGGATGGGGTTATTTGTCCGAGTGAGATTGTTCGTGACTTGCTATCTGACTATAAGGTCAAGGTTGAAAAGCGGGTCATTCCTACTGGGATTGAATTAGCTAAGTTTGAGCGTCCGGAAATAGAGCAGGAAAATTTGACAGAACTGCGTAGTAAACTAGGGATTCAAGATGATGAAAAGATGTTGCTTAGTCTTTCCAGAATTTCCTATGAAAAAAATATTCAAGCAGTACTTGCAGCCTTTGCGGATGTTCTGAAAGAAGAAGACAAGGTTAAACTGGTAGTTGCCGGGGATGGCCCTTATCTGAATGACCTCAAAGAGCAAGCCCAGAAACTAGAGATTCAAGACTCTGTTGTCTTTACAGGGATGATTGCTCCTAGTGAGACCGCTCTTTACTATAAGGCGGCTGATTTCTTCATCTCGGCATCGACAAGTGAAACGCAAGGTTTGACATACTTGGAAAGTTTGGCTAGTGGGACGCCTGTCATTGCACATGGAAATCCCTATCTGGACAATCTGATCAGTGATAAAATGTTTGGAACCTTGTATTACGGTGAACATGATTTGGCTGGAGCTATTTTAGAAGCTCTGATTGCAACGCCAGATATGGATGAGCATACCTTATCAGAGAAATTATATGAGATTTCAGCTGAGAATTTTGGAAAACGGGTGCATGAATTCTATCTGGATGCTATTATTTCAAATAATTTCCAGAAAGATTTAGCCAAAGATGATACGGTCAGTCAGCGTATCTTTAAGACAGTTTTGTATTTACCACAACAGGTGGTTGCTGTGCCCGTAAAAGGCTCTAGACGCATGCTGAAAGCTTCAAAAACACAGTTAATCAGCATAAGAGATTATTGGAAAGACCATGAAGAATAG
- the cpoA gene encoding alpha-galactosylglucosyldiacylglycerol synthase: MEKKKLRINMLSSSEKVAGQGVSGAYRELVRLLHRDAKDQLIVTENLPIEADVTHFHTIDLPYYLSTFQKKRSGRKIGYVHFLPDTLEGSLKIPFFLKGIVKRYVFSFYNRMEHLVVVNPMFIEDLVAAGIPREKVTYIPNFVNKEKWHPLPQEEVARLRTELGLSDNQFIVVGAGQVQKRKGIDDFIRLAEELPQITFIWAGGFSFGGMTDGYERYKKIMENPPKNLIFPGIVSPERMRELYALANLFLLPSYNELFPMTILEAASCEAPIMLRDLDLYKVILEGDYRATADREEMKEAILEYQANPAALKDLKEKAKNISREYSEEHLLQIWLDFYEKQAALGRK, from the coding sequence ATGGAAAAAAAGAAATTACGAATCAATATGTTGAGTTCAAGTGAGAAAGTAGCAGGACAAGGAGTTTCAGGTGCCTACCGTGAATTAGTTCGTCTTCTTCACCGTGATGCCAAGGACCAATTGATTGTTACAGAAAATCTTCCAATCGAGGCAGATGTGACTCACTTTCATACAATTGATTTACCCTATTATTTATCAACCTTCCAAAAGAAACGCTCAGGAAGGAAAATTGGCTATGTGCACTTCTTGCCTGATACACTTGAGGGGAGTTTAAAAATTCCATTTTTCTTAAAGGGAATTGTGAAACGCTATGTATTTTCTTTTTACAACCGGATGGAGCATTTGGTGGTGGTCAATCCTATGTTTATCGAGGATTTGGTGGCAGCTGGTATTCCACGTGAAAAAGTGACCTATATTCCTAACTTTGTAAACAAGGAAAAATGGCATCCTCTTCCGCAAGAAGAGGTAGCGAGACTGCGTACAGAGCTAGGTCTTAGTGACAATCAGTTTATCGTAGTAGGTGCTGGTCAAGTTCAGAAACGCAAAGGGATTGACGATTTTATCCGTCTGGCTGAGGAATTGCCGCAAATTACCTTTATCTGGGCAGGTGGTTTCTCTTTTGGTGGTATGACAGATGGTTATGAACGTTACAAGAAAATCATGGAGAATCCACCTAAAAATTTGATTTTTCCAGGTATTGTATCGCCAGAGCGGATGCGAGAATTGTATGCCCTAGCGAATCTTTTCTTGCTTCCTAGTTATAATGAGCTCTTTCCGATGACGATTTTAGAGGCTGCCAGTTGTGAAGCTCCGATTATGTTGCGTGATTTAGATCTTTATAAGGTAATTTTGGAGGGAGATTATCGGGCTACAGCAGACAGAGAAGAGATGAAAGAAGCTATTCTGGAATATCAAGCGAATCCTGCTGCTTTAAAAGATTTGAAAGAAAAAGCTAAGAATATTTCCAGAGAGTATTCAGAAGAGCATCTGTTACAAATCTGGTTAGACTTTTATGAGAAACAAGCCGCTTTAGGGAGAAAGTAA
- a CDS encoding metal-sulfur cluster assembly factor produces the protein MAYTEEQIENIKTRILTALEEVIDPELGIDIVNLGLIYEIRFDGDTGQTEIDMTLTTMGCPLADLLTDQIYDAMTEVPEVTDTEVKLVWYPAWTVEKMSRYARIALGIK, from the coding sequence ATGGCTTATACAGAAGAGCAAATTGAAAATATCAAAACACGGATTTTAACAGCCTTAGAAGAAGTCATCGACCCTGAGTTGGGAATCGATATTGTCAATCTTGGTTTGATCTATGAGATTCGTTTTGACGGCGACACAGGACAAACAGAGATTGATATGACTTTGACAACTATGGGTTGTCCCTTGGCAGATCTTTTGACGGATCAGATTTATGATGCCATGACAGAGGTGCCAGAAGTAACGGATACTGAGGTTAAATTAGTCTGGTATCCAGCCTGGACTGTTGAAAAAATGAGTCGCTATGCACGCATTGCCCTAGGCATTAAGTAA